One region of Maylandia zebra isolate NMK-2024a linkage group LG10, Mzebra_GT3a, whole genome shotgun sequence genomic DNA includes:
- the endou2 gene encoding uridylate-specific endoribonuclease B: MIESDRELSAMVQELWDNDINRLKPGKDYRISLQGKAGDSMNINDNNDGAGYPLFTFVDENIFKKETFLAFISLLDNYESDTGKPEIVTPEEVAENHKFLDSIVQTPTMKIAHKYLVKKHLSPEDETEFKKQLYRIWFELYARRGSSRPDSSGFEHVFVGETRGGRTVIGFHNWIQLYLQEKLGHIDYKGYSVTAHSPQPDENKHILALQFSWKNGIKPKGSIFIGVSPEFEFALYTLCFLTSPNERVKVQFSLYDMEIVCHHYNQKHIGTTYPVLLRYLNPR; encoded by the exons ATGATTGAGAGTGACAGAGAGCTGTCAGCCATGGTGCAGGAGCTATGGGACAATGATATCAACAGACTAAAGCCTGGAAAAGACTACAGGATCTCCCTTCAG GGAAAAGCTGGAGACAGCATGAACATCAATGACAACAATGACGGGGCGGGATATCCACTGTTTACCTTTGTCGATGAGAACATTTTCAAAAAGGAGACTTTTTTAG CCTTTATCTCCCTGCTGGATAACTATGAGAGTGACACCGGTAAGCCAGAAATTGTAACTCCTGAGGAAGTGGCAGAGAACCACAAGTTCCTGGACTCCATCGTTCAGACTCCCACCATGAAG ATAGCCCATAAATACCTGGTCAAGAAGCATCTTTCGCCTGAGGATGAGACAGAATTCAAGAAGCAGCTGTACAGGATCTGGTTTGAGCTTTATGCGAGGAGAGGATCCAGCAG gCCAGACTCTTCGGGCTTTGAACACGTGTTTGTTGGAGAGACAAGAGGGGGGAGGACTGTTATTGGTTTTCACAACTGGATCCAGCTATACTTACAAGAGAAGCTGGGCCATATTGATTACAAAGGCTACAGTGTCACTGCACATTCACCCCAG CCCGATGAGAACAAACACATCCTGGCGCTACAGTTTAGCTGGAAGAACGGTATAAAGCCCAAGGGCAGCATCTTCATCGGAGTCAGTCCCGAGTTTGAGTTCGCCCTCTACACTCTCTGTTTCCTCACCTCGCCTAATGAACGCGTCAAAgtccagttcagtttgtacgACATGGAGATTGTTTGCCACCACTACAACCAGAAGCATATAGGTACCACCTACCCTGTGCTCCTCAGGTACCTGAACCCTCGGTAA